The Penaeus chinensis breed Huanghai No. 1 chromosome 36, ASM1920278v2, whole genome shotgun sequence genome includes a region encoding these proteins:
- the LOC125044745 gene encoding ATP synthase subunit e, mitochondrial-like, whose amino-acid sequence MASLAAPVRVSPLIKFGRWAALLTGIVYGSSHFKSLKAKETILREEEAKQAVIRNAQLEEEKKKLNRDEMIYLAGQAGVKVPADF is encoded by the exons ATGGCGTCTCTTGCTGCTCCCGTCCGCGTCTCTCCCTTGATTAAG TTTGGACGATGGGCTGCCTTGCTGACTGGCATTGTTTACGGTAGCAGCCACTTCAAGAGCCTTAAGGCCAAGGAAACCATTTTGCGGGAAGAGGAGGCCAAGCAGGCTGTCATCAGAAATGCCCAgcttgaagaagaaaagaagaaattgaacCGAG ATGAGATGATATACCTGGCTGGTCAAGCAGGAGTGAAGGTTCCAGCAGATTTCTAG
- the LOC125045059 gene encoding uncharacterized protein LOC125045059, with the protein MFFDIVSAFRSRRMMMFVVTTLVIPSLTLSGDPCTVQKIEVNKEPVLETYVNYTFVGPTNCSSLRCNGPISTVSVIPCHDTSRQLYSFSIQKNKRSGLKCVKNRGCVRLKCGSITSDPVHVSGIVRNISISKPFFRSDKTLEMTFASYEQVRHWTIVVKDEAGKLLALKVTRGAADQHVIHSQYVLGKTYTLLVFPVLNKPDSDCKIRFIKKIIFNETTNTHKGEKPADPNQLKISLAIVFLLVVLAISCLVWRSSTRVQRRPDFNARLELLPSMDVLLVHTNESSELRDRVGDLTKTLQKNRKKVYDIYSDGDCTMRHDPQAWLFSKIHSEVWLVLVFTRALGDLYAHLAANPDFVEPHKILHRPPHAYDGNLVTVLKFLLDQQDDSRWLTVRFDDLEAEESFVDCGPHVLIGARVFRIPTHEKDLLQTLNA; encoded by the exons ATGTTTTTCGATATAGTGTCTGCCTTTCGTTCCAGAAG AATGATGATGTTCGTAGTGACTACGCTGGTTATCCCTTCCCTGACTCTTTCAG GTGACCCGTGTACAGTGCAGAAAATTGAAGTCAACAAAGAGCCCGTGCTGGAGACCTATGTTAATTACACCTTCGTCGGACCAACTAACTGTTCTTCTCTCAGGTGTAATGGAC CGATCAGTACTGTGTCTGTCATACCATGCCATGACACCAGTCGCCAGCTGTACTCCTTTTCGATTCAG aaaaataagagatcTGGCCTGAAATGCGTCAAAAACAGAGGCTGTGTGAGACTGAAGTGTGGCTCCATCACGTCGGATCCCGTGCACGTCAGCGGCATCGTCAGGAACATCAGTATAAGCAAGCCGTTTTTCAG GAGCGACAAGACACTAGAAATGACCTTCGCCTCCTACGAACAAGTGAGACACTGGACCATAGTGGTGAAGGACGAGGCTGGGAAGCTCTTGGCACTGAAGGTAACTCGGGGGGCAGCAGACCAGCACGTGATTCATAGTCAGTACGTGCTCGGCAAAACCTACACGCTGTTG GTGTTCCCAGTACTGAATAAGCCAGATAGTGACTGCAAGATAAGATTCATAAAGAAAATTATCTTTAACGaaaccacaaatacacacaaaggcGAAAAACCGGC GGACCCGAACCAACTGAAAATCAGCCTCGCCATCGTTTTCCTGCTTGTGGTCCTCGCCATATCCTGTCTCGTCTGGAGAAGTAGCACTCGGGTTCAGAGGCGGCCGGATTTTAATGCCCGGCTGGAACTGTTGCCTT cAATGGACGTCTTGCTGGTTCACACCAACGAGTCTTCGGAACTTCGAGACAGAGTCGGAGATCTCACGAAAACGCTtcagaaaaacaggaagaaa GTATACGATATCTACAGCGACGGAGATTGCACGATGAGGCACGACCCCCAGGCTTGGCTGTTTAGCAAGATTCACTCGGAGGTGTGGCTGGTTCTCGTCTTCACGCGGGCGTTGGGGGACCTCTACGCGCATCTCGCCGCTAATCCAGATTTCGTAG AGCCCCACAAGATCCTGCACCGACCCCCCCACGCCTACGACGGGAACCTGGTGACTGTCTTGAAATTCCTTCTCGACCAGCAAGACGACAGCCGATGGTTAACCGTAAG ATTTGACGACCTGGAGGCAGAGGAGTCGTTCGTGGATTGCGGTCCTCACGTCCTGATAGGCGCCAGGGTCTTCAGGATCCCTACGCACGAGAAGGACCTACTACAGACACTCAACGCCTGA